DNA from Eubalaena glacialis isolate mEubGla1 chromosome 2, mEubGla1.1.hap2.+ XY, whole genome shotgun sequence:
GAAATAAACATCCTTGATGCTCAGTGAGGAGTATCTGAATGAATATGTAACGACAATTCTTAAACCTACAGATGATAACTCCCCACCCCTTGGGGTCTCCATTTTCTAGCATAGGAACGAGAATGAAAATGGTAGTTATCTCAGAAATCTAAGTGCCCCACCAGGAAATAAGCCCGTTTAGTGGACAACACATCCTTCCAtccttataaaaatataaagctgGAAACAGACATGAGTTTTTAGCTACCCAAAAAAGTGTTGTCTCGTTAGAGAGCACcttcaaaaacagtaaaaatagtatatggaaaataaaataccaaCTATGGGTATATCACTGATCAAATTCAGAACCTTCAGTTTAGTAATAATTTCCCAAAGAAAACCTAACTTAAAATTCATtgtgtagggacttccctagtggcgcagtagttaagaatctgcctaccaatgcaggggacacagattcaagccctggtccgggaagatcccacatgccgtggagcaactgagcccatacgccacaactactgagcccacgtgccacaactactgaagcccgtgcgcctaaagcctgagctccgcaacaagacaaaccaccacaatgagaagcccgtgcaccgcaaggaagagtagcccccgcttgaggcaactagagaaagcgcgcgtgcagcaatgaagacccaatgcaaccagattaattaattaagaaaaaaaaaaaaactcattgtgtagaatttatttttctcaatctTAAAAACAGCGAACACTAGCAAAAGCATCCTTCCCACCTTAGTGCTATACCACCCCGGGTTGTCACTCCCATATCCCCTGCCCCTGAAATATATGACTCAGAGCATGAAACCAAACCCATGGACCCAGAGAATGGGTGCCAGCTCTGTTGAGCAACTTGCATCTGGTCATGggcttcctcatttataaaatgaacacTCACTCACTGTGGTCTCActcagctctaaaattctgtaTGATTTTCCCCAAAAGACACTTCGCTAGCCGCTGCCTCCAATGTATAATTAGATAAAATAAGAAACTAGTGTTTTATTAGCTGTTGTGCCAACAAGCACAGATGTCTCTTTGGGAAGCCACTGTAAAAACACTCAGAAGGCacgctcaaaaaacaaaaacaaaaccactcaAACTCAATGTATATCTGCAGAACAACACTCCCAAGCTAACCGCTAAAAAGCAAATCTTAAATATATTAGAGCATCCCCTCCCCTCAAAAGTCAATCTCTATCCTCCTAAGTATGATGTGCCCCTACTTAAATCCATTCACAGAGGCCAGAGATTAGAATTACTTACATGAAATACACACATCTCGAACTAAGGCTTCCAAAAAACTGGCATAATATAGTGATTTTTCATATTGTGTAATTTTATCTTTTAGTAACTTTCCAAACTCTGTGAAGTCATCCCTTGAAGATGGGTTCATAGCATCTATTCCATAAACTGTATTAATAACACCTGTAGGAGAAAGgggacacagaaaaagaaagatttttttaaagtttagaaacTAATTAGATACCTGAATAACCCTGTTATTTCATTCTAAAACAGAGGTTCTTAACCTGAGTCTACTGAAATCCTTGGACAGAATTCAAATGGTCTGTACATAATTACTGTATCACAggttatttcaatattttgataCCTATTTCAATATAACAGGTTTCCTTTGTAAGTAAAATCCTgtgtattttatgcatttaaaaacagtATATTAAGAAGGGGCCCAAAGGCTTCACCAGACTGCCAAAGGAGTCCCTGGCACAAAAGCGATGCTCTTAAAGCATCTGTCCAAGAACAGCCCACAGAAAagttgggagagaaagaaaaaagcaaagcaaacgaAGATGGTTCCTGTGAAACTATCCAGCTAACTACAGAAGCTAAATAAGAGCAAACTATGTGTTAAATCCCAATAGAAAAATTAATCTGGCCTAAAAGGATTCTAGGCGATTAGACACTATGCTTCTGTATACTCCTCAATTATCAAGTAAATTAGTTGTTAACATTGATCCAGTACTTTAGTATGAGAAACACAACATTAAAATCCTATTAACCAAATGATCACTGTATGAATacatatttttgccttttaatctATAATTGGTGTCCCATCTTAGAATTTATTACCACATAAACCCTTCTCTTTAATAAACACATGGGTGGCTTTTACCATGCTACAAAGACAGGATAGTGGCCAAGTGCTCTCTGTAATGAGATGAGTGTGGTTAAGACATGCCAAGCACTCGCCAGTGGAGCATCCATAGCAACTCTTGAGATTGCTAAAGACCCACTGAGAGATAAGGTCATACTTCCAGGGAAAAGGAGAATGATCGCTACAGTCAGCCTGCTTGATCCATTTTAAAGaagaagggtgggggggggggaatcaaAATAACTAGATCCTTCTTGGCTCTAGGtttcatttaaaagttatttaactgtttcaggacttccctggtggcacagtggttgagactctgcactcccaatgcagggggcccgggttcaatacctggtcagggaactagatcccacaggcatgccgcaactaagagtttgcatgccacaactaaggagcccgtgtgccgcaactatgACCCAGCACAAGcaaataaatactgaaaaaaaaaaaagttatttaactgTTTCAACACAACATTCTACTCTGAAAAGCACTCAATAGACAACGACAAACTTGGTTAAATGAAGTGAGAACTTTAATTATTTCTCTGACCATGTTTCTTACATTACCCTCTGTGCCATGTAACTATCCCCCTGGAACACTCTGAACTTATTATCTATTTACAGAATCCTGAACATATCTTTTATCTTACACACTAACCACAGCTGCAGGCACGGCACACAGAAATGGAAGTCCTCTAAAGATAGGGCATGGTGAAGGCCAAGAAGGGGTACAGAAAGAAAGGACCCTGAGCACAAGAAGGCACAACCAAAGCTGAATGCCCCACTGGGACCAGCATACTATTGTCTAAATCTTATCCAGACATAAGACAACAGGACAGTCCTACAGTCAGTTAAATATTTAAGTCTCAAAGCTACAGACTTCACATTTCACCCAAATTTCATCCAGCTGATACATACATTTAAAGCAGCAGTATACTTTATTTGGGTCCAatgactttttatcttttttttttttaacatctttattggagtataattgcttcaaaatggtgtgctagtttttgctctataacaaagtgaataagctatacatacacatatatccccatatctcctccctcttgcgtctccctcccaccctccctatcccacccctctaggtggtcacaaagcaccgagctgatctccctgtgctatgcagctgcttcccactagctatctattttacatttggtagtgtatacgtgtccatgccactctcttacttcatcccatcttacccttcccccttcccgtgtcctcaagtccattctctacgcctgcgtctttattcctgtcctgcccctaggttcttcagaaccatttttttttttagattccatatatatgtgttagcatacagtatttgtttttctctttctgacttacttcactctgtatgacagactctaggtccatccacctcactacaaataactcaatttcgtttctttttatggttcagtaatattccattgtatatatgtgccacatcttctttatccattcatctgtcaatggacacttaggttgcttccacaatGACTTTTTATCTTAATCATCTTTTATACAAtactcaaaataaattattcaaaaatcTGAACATGTATCTCACTCTACCTTAAGTAATGAAATCTCAAATATAAACAAAAGAGATTAAAAACTGCTTTCTACTATCTAAATTAGCCAGTATCATGTTTCTTCAAAAAAGGTGTTTTCTGAATTTTCGTAACTAGTAAGACTTCCACAGTATTCACTTGAAACTTCAATACTGCACTGTTATCACACCCCCACTTACCAAAAGTTTCTTTCGCTAATTCGAGGTCTGACTCTTCCTGTAATTTCTTTAGCCGCAGTTTATCTGCTAATTGTTCGTCTGTTGTTAGCACTTTAGATTCTTCAGGTTCTTCTAACTAAAATGAGACAGCAATGAAGTTTTAAAAGGGCTGGGATTATAATGGACTCAGAACATTTCTGTAttgtatgaattttttttctagacacatataaataatagcaaacacttaTAAAGTGTTTACTGTATTTCAGGCATTCTTTTAGATATTCTTATCCcaattttacaggaaaaaaacctgaggcacagagagggtaagcaaCCTGCCCATGGTAACAGAAGGTTAACTCAGGTGGTCATGTGACAGAGTTCAGATTTGAAGACTGGGTTTATtttatggtaatttttttaaattaaggaattGAGATTGCAGACAAGTTGAAAATGGCACTCTCACATACTGTGGCTAAGATTGTATATTGAAACAACCTTTCTAGGGTAACTTGGTAATATTTATCAAgtcttaaaaatattcttatatgCTTTAATCAAATAATTCCACTTGTAGGTATTCTTGCAGCTTAAGAAACCAAAGCTGCATACAAATATTTAACCAAAAGGAGGTCAAATGGggtattattcataatatcaaATAAATTTAGAGGTGACCTAAATGTTCCACAAtagaatggttaaataaagtaTATGGCACATCCATATGACAATACAatgtagacagaaaaaaaatttttttcaaagaatcagaaaaacaTTTCCCccctatttatctttttgttccaCTTCTCTGAGATGACAGTTAACAGTTTAGTTTATATCCTTTCTATATACTGTGATATAATTTTCTACAACAGATATGTTACTACAAGGGGCTATCTTTGATAATATTTATCAAAGTGGGAAAAAGATGAAGGGAATTTGTGCCATTCATGGTTATCCATGCCTGTGCAGTTCGACGAGTTTGATTCAGAAGTCCACTTCTGaaatagaccacattttatttctcatggAGAAGATGAAACAAGAAAGGTCATGATGCCAAGTTAGGAAATCTCAGAACACTTTCtcgaaagaaaaagggaaatatctcAATTGCCTTAGTAGACCTGAACATCATTAAGTATTTCCTGCATCAAAATTGAATATATCTTAACTCAATACTTGACCtaagataaaattaatttactCAAACTAAGGTTTCTTTATGTTGGAGACTAATATCAAGATACAACAAAATAAGTATAATTCTAACTTCAATGACCAAGAAAGATCAAATCAATACAACTTCTTAGACTGAGCTATAAGAATCCATTGCTTGTTCTGATCATATAAACAcacatgtagggacttccctggtggtgcagtggttaagaatccgcctgccagtgcaggagacatgggttcgatccctggtctggcaagatcccacatgctgcacagcaactaagcccgtgtgccacaactactgagcctgcgctctagagcccgcgagccacaactactgagcccacgtgccacaactactgaagcctgcgtgcctagagaccatgctccacaacaagagaagccaccacaatgagaagcttgcacactgcagtgaagagtagcccccgctcgccgcaactagagaaagccctcacgcagcaacaaagacccaacgcagccaataattaattaattaattaaaaaacacacatgtAGGTATTTTTAGATATACAAATTgttaaaaagaatctaaaatgttCCTGACTTGGGGGAAACAGACATTCTCACACACTGTTGGCCATGACAATTTGCTACTAAAAAGGAATTTTAGTAGCTGATTCCAGGCCTAAGGGAGTTTACCAGATAAGCTgggcattacattttttttttcttttaatttttatttatttttagctgcattgggtctttgttgctgcacgcgggctttctctagttgcggtgagcgggggctactcttcgttgcagtgcgcgggctctcattgcggtggcttctcttattgcggagcacgggctctacgtgtgcgggcttcagtagttgtggcttatgggctctagagcgcaggctcagtagttgtggcgcatgggcttagttgctctgcagcatgtgggatcttcccagaccaggactcgaacccgtgtcccctgcactggcaggcggattcttaatcactgtgccaccagggaagccccaggcattACTTATTGTGCCAGAAAACAAGGAACCTTTCAAAGACTAATGGAGTTCTGTCAAAAGGATGAAGATAGGAACAGCTTAGAGGGACCCCTACTGTCCAATGCTGGGACAATTTCAGCATCAAAAATAATCACTGTATCTGAATGAAATGTATAAAAACCTGTAAGTCCATAAAtttactcaaaaagaaaaaattaaaacccacAAAATTCCTCATTTTTCACCACTTAAAGTTATTACACCCCCTCCTTACTCTGAAAATtggcaattaaaagaaaagaagcttttacattttctaatacAAACCATATCCAAAGTAACcaaatagcaaaaaagaaaaaaaaccagccaataaaaaaatggaagaaaagtcaTAGAATGAAAAACCACCATTCTGCAATCCCTTAAGAAATAATTAGGCAATGATCATCAATGACACTAAAACTATTGGGTGACAAGTTGATGTGAAACTGGATTACCTGtaagaagaaatattaattttacagCAGAAGGATCAGACTGTCACCAACTTAACCCAGTAATCAATTTTAGCATCACTAATAATAGGACAGACATTACATGACTCCTGATGTGTGTGATGCAATATGAAGCATACAGCATTACCTCTGAAGTATTCCAACCAAAAATGTTTAATCTGAATCCAATCAAACTTTCAGACTTCACCGCCAAGTTACAGGAAATTGTAACTACAAGGAAGCAATAAGACAAATCTAGAAGGTGGGGTGTTCTACAAGACAACTGCCCTGCTCTCTTCAGTAAGTCAATatcattttaaagagaaagacagacactCTAGGAGACTTAGGATACATTAACAACAAAGTAAATGCAAGGTCCTTGTCTGAACAAACCATATGTAAAGACATTTTGGGACAATtaaagaaatgtatataaactGAGTATTAGatgatgttaaaaaattattgttcATTACATTAGGAAAGTAATCGTGAGAAATATTCTTGCTTTTTCAGAGATGTATACTGAAGTATTTAAAGGTAAAATGCATAATATTTGTCATTTGATTATATTTTAgcaaaaaaagaacagatgaagTATGGTAAAATATTAACAACTGTTAAATTTAGGTAATTTGTATGATTATCCATCATGCTATTTGcttgaaatttttcttaatgaaaagtcaagggaattctctggtggtccagtggttaggactgggcattttcactgcaggggcccaggttaaaaataaaataagaaagctcGCCATGATCTATGGCAAGATTTCCATGATATATTAAATAAAGCAaggtgaaaactataaaaattgggAGGAATATGACTATACAGTTGTATACAAATGTACAAAGTCACCTTGGAGACATCATAAACCAATATTTACTTATGGGATAGAGGGAGAGAAACAGGACAAATGAGTGAAGAGTTGGGAGTGCTTCTTAATACCATTCTGATTTTTGAATCATGTAAATGTGTTTTCTATTCAAAAAGCAAGtaaattaacacaaaattccTGATCTTGCTCCAAATAATCAAGAACAAAAACATTTATACAGCACATGGCAGAGAAATGGACACTTTCTGTATTCACTCAAAATgtacactgcaaaaaaaaaaaagactaatcaCAGCTAGAGAGAACTGCAGGCACTGACAAAAATCACTGACTATGGTCACagcacagtcatgttcccaaatgTCTGTGAAAACTTAAAAAGGCATTCTAATACATAAAGCTTCTGGGTTTGGTTTTCGCAAAAACCACAAATTCAGTTTGTTTGGGATCATCTTATCTGACGGTATCCATTTATAGTCCTTACAAAGCCCTTCAAATGATTAGGTAATATTGCCTATTAAGATACTGCACCGCTACTGACGTGAGAAttctatattttagaaaataaatagtaCTTACTATTTATTAGGTAATATTAGGTAATACTGCCTGTTAAGATGCTGCACCACTACTGATGTGAGAATtctgtattttagaaaataaatagtacttaccctctttttaatttcttcttgccttttcttctGCTGCCgttctttctcttttatcttctctgctgtttttttcttttctgaaatttttacttCTGAAAGTAATGTTTTAATCACAGTTATCTTGAATACTTTCCAGTTTATGAATGAGACAGACATGATACTTATATACTTCAAGAGACCAAACCTCACCCAGCTCCAATTTCGTATGGTGATTTCCTGGCACATAAGAATAGGAAAGTTCTGGgactcttcctttctcctctctaatTTGACCCCTAAGATCCAAACATCTCCCTTCTTATTTCCCTACAGTCCTTTAGGCAGGATTTAGATCATTCAACTATGATGCCTTATCTTTTACTCTCTCCTTTAACAAAAGCACTCAAATAGAAATTTGGCAGGTATCTAATCTGATTATGttttgaggagagagaagagatacAGGGAGAAGAGAATGAAGTGGGAATGGAAGGATGTTTGGTTtctaaaaataaccaaaatttcCGATTTTGTAggcattttctcatttgtcttaACATAAGCATCAGATGTTCACTAAGATATAAAACCAAAAATGGAAGAACCCCAATGGCTCACCTGGTTTTActtctgcttcttcttttttttcatcatcatcatcatcatcccagtTATCCTAAAGAAAAGGACCTCCGTTAATAATTCTTGCATGTTTACTTTTCCATGTGATCTTTATTATCAGCTTGTCTAACTCCACAGAAACAagtttgttgggggtttttttggtgttgcattaaatttataaattaattttgggagaactgacatcttataATGTTGAACTGCCCTAGCCAAGAAAAAGGgctatctttccatctgttcaaGGCTACCTCTGTATCTTTCAAGGAGTGTTTTAAAGTTTCTCTTAGAGGTTTTGCGCATTTCTctttaggtttattcctaagtatttcatcaTCTCTGTTGCCATtgtaaataggttttttttttccttttatgtcctCTAACCAGTTACTATTTTAGTATAGAAAACCTATtggtttttgtatgttaattttatatcttgCTACCTTACTAAATTCATTTCACTTAAGTTAGTTCCATCATTGATTCTCTAGGGTTTTCCCAGGTATActaccatatcatctgcaaacaagaGATAGCTTTATTCCTTCTTTACCAATTCGTGTGCCTCCACAATTGATTTCTCTAACTGCACTGGCAAAACCTCTAGTACAGTGTGAATGAACAGTGGCAGAGAAAATGGGCATCATTGCTTTGTTCTTCTCTTAATGGAAATGCCTCTAGTGTTTTCCCCATTAAGTGCTATGTACCCCACCACATTTATGCAGtaaaatttaatcttttcttttattccctcTGGATTCCAAGTCAattagaaagtcttttttttttttaatttatttattttatttatttatttttggctgtgttaggtcttcgttgctgcacgcgggctttctctagttgcggcgagcgggggctagtctacGTTgaggtatgcaggcttctcactgcggtggcttgtcttgttgcggagcacgggctctagccgcgcgagcttcagtagttgtggctcgcgggctctagagcgcaggctcagtagttgtggcgcacagccttagttgctccgcggcatgtgggatcttcccggaccagggctcgaacctgtgtcccctgcattggcaggtggattcttaaccactacgccaccagggaagcccagaaagtcTTTTCTTAAAGCAAGGAATTTTCTCCTAGAACATGTatgctttcattgttttttcatttagatCTCTGATCCACTAGAGGTTTTTCTTTTGTATGGTGTCAAGTATggatctaattttatctttttccaaatggTTACCCACTGTCACAGCACCATCTATTGAAAAGTCCACCTTTCCAATATTTtctaactataaatggagtataatctctaaaaattgtgaaccactatgttgtacacctgaaacttataatattgtaaatcagctatatctcaattttaaaaaaagtccatCTTTGCCCTGTGATTTACCATATACTAAATTTTCTTAGGTACctggtctatttctgttttctattctatCCCACTGGTCTGTTGTCTCTTCACGTACCAGTACCTACTGTTTTGATTAGAGGCTTTATCGTATGTAAGCTGGGGCTAGTCACCCCTTGCaggttttcaggtttttttttactgttttcctgGCCATTCTTGcacatttgtttttccatatgaACTCTTATATCAACTTGTCTAACTCCACAAAAAAGCTTCTCCATTAACAATTAAAACACAAGACAACCAAGCCAAAACTAACAGCCTCTCTTAAATAATTCACagttgttttaaatgaaaaattgagCAGTCTTTATACTTCTTACTTCCCCAAATGTAAAAGCATCCAACATTCTAGCTAATGGCTTGATTATTTCAAGCAATATTCCATACAACACAACCCTGGTTAATGAAttaaatctttataaaaatttaagcccaacactataaatcaactatatttcaattttaaaaaattaaattaaaaaaaaagttaatcccAGTATTAGAAAAGTCAAGAGCTGATCAACAGCTTCATGGAACCCACTCCCTAAATTGGGTGGGGCACTTTAAGGTGGTTCTATACTGTCTTTTCTATGCCCAGCACAGTCACTG
Protein-coding regions in this window:
- the EIF3J gene encoding eukaryotic translation initiation factor 3 subunit J is translated as MAAAAAGDSDSWDADTFSVEDPVRKVGGGGTAGGDRWEGEDEDEDVKDNWDDDDDDEKKEEAEVKPEVKISEKKKTAEKIKEKERQQKKRQEEIKKRLEEPEESKVLTTDEQLADKLRLKKLQEESDLELAKETFGVINTVYGIDAMNPSSRDDFTEFGKLLKDKITQYEKSLYYASFLEALVRDVCISLEIDDLKKITNSLTVLCSEKQKQEKQSKAKKKKKGVVPGGGLKATMKDDLADYGGYDGGYVQDFEDFM